The Peromyscus eremicus chromosome 2, PerEre_H2_v1, whole genome shotgun sequence genome includes the window GCAGGGACAGCCATAGGACATGGGATGTATCTCATCACATGTAACCAGTGCCTTGCTgtcccacagccatgcccagaggccagagaCTCCCCAGGGACACGAGCTTTCTACAGGATAGACCTGAGCCTGGCCTTTGCAGAGATGGTCTCCCCAGTGCACTGGACAGTGGAGAACTTTTTCCAGTGTGTGGGTAAGTGAGGAACCCTGAAAACATGCCTGCTGGTAACAGGTACATGCCACACAAGGTCTCGTTCCCTGGCCTGGCTTCATTCTCCTTTGGCAGTATTTCATTGTCTGGACTGAGCTCCCACATCTACACAGCTTAGCAATTCTGTCAGGCATGCTGCTGGAACTGGCTGAGGTAAAGAGAGGTCTAGATCCTGAATGGTGAAAAGGTACCTGGCTGTggatgggagacagaggcagaagtgCACTGACTTCCCAGCTCAGCCTcgagtgtgtgtgtaagtgttttatgtacacagggatgtggaagccaaaGGTTAATTTCCAGTGTCTACCTTACTCAATCaacttgttcttttgagacagagtctctcactgagccttgaGCTTTCCTAGTCAGTTAGTCTGACCAGCTATCAAACTTCAAGGATCCtccggtctctgcctcccgagtgctaagattacaggtgcaCAGGGATTTTAAGAACTTttaggtttgtttatttgtttgtttcaattttatgtgcgtaagtgttttgcctgcatgcgtaTCTACTGCACAGGGAGGTATTctgatcccatggaactggagtcacagacagttgtgagctaccatgtgggtgctgggaaccaaacctgggtcctctgcaagagcagtcaatgcttttacccgctgagccgtctttccagctccaaggcctttttatttttattttcaaagaaggGACCTAGAGATCTGatttcaggtcctcatgcttattcTTGTGTggtaaacactttactgactgacgtttgtttttatttttttatttatttttggtttttcgagacaggttttctctgtgcaacagtcttagctgtcctggaacttactttgtagaccaggctggcctcgaactcacagagatccacctggctctgcctttcgagtgctgggattaaaggcgtgcgccaccaccgcccggcttatttttatttttgagacaaagtcttagtGTGTCGCCTTGGTTGGTCTTAAACTCCCTCAGCGTCCCAGGTTTGCAGGTGTGTGTCACTTCTCTGAATGTTgtctcagttttttgttttgttttgtttgaggcaacCAGAGactcatttagcccaggctggccttgaactcactgcatAGTCAAAGATCATATTGAATTTCTGGTGCTTCTGCATCTAGCCCACAAAAGTTGAggttacaggggctggagagatggttcagaggttaagagtacagaggaaggatccaagttcaattcccagcaaccgcatggtggctcacaaccatctatagagatatctggtgccctcttctggcatgcaggcatacatgcaggcaaaacaatatgtataataaataaataaaccttaaaaaaaaagagttgccactTTGGTCGGTTTATGAAgtactggggatccaacccagggcttcatgtatgttaGGCAACCACTCtggccactgagctatatccctagttcccacctcagtttttgttttttttgtccccccccccccccccgcgccccccgaATCTGGAATGTAAGGAACCCAGAGCCTGTCACAACACTGCATCGGAAGGTGGAGACTCAGGAGAGCACCTGTGCAGGGTGTTCCATATCCATTTTGGTGTGTCCCACCACCTCTGGGCTGCAGTGCCTCAGGTCAGTCAGTGCTTCAGACTCCTTGGCAGAAAGCCCTGGACTCTGCATTCATCCTTCATCCAAGGCCAGCTGCCCtgtaaacactgtgtgtgtgagctCCACACGGGATGCTGCAACCCTGTCTGGAATCGGGGTTTCAGTGAAAGCCGGACTACCAAACAACCTGGTATTCACACATGCAAAACCACCAGGAGCAAAACCCATTCAGATCCAGCACGAGGAAATACACATAATTCACAAATGATGTCAATCACTTTCATCTCAGACTTCCTAACTGTCCTCAATAGAAGACAGACGGGaaggagattgaactcagatgtTAATAGTGCAAGAATGCCCCGTTACCAGGATATGATGTCTCGGTGCtgcataaaaatgtaattatattcaGAACTATATTTAAAGATTAAAAGGGGGACTGCCTACCACATCTAGCCCCAAACTCAGaattagaaacaaagacaaaggcaggatgggttggggggtggggcgtGAGGACGGGTCGAGTTCTAACCGTCTgctaaaaatggaaatatttctcaaaagTTTTTACATGTTTCGGCTGCTTTTGTTTTAACAGTTTCCTGTGGCACTGATATTGATTTTGGAAAGGGAGGGTTGGAACTCTACCCGGCCAGGATTCAGCTTGCAATGGGAGAGAGAGCTGGGAGGGAGCAGAGGCCACCAGACGGGGGTCTCTCCAGCAGCCTGTAAGGGGAGATAAGAGAATTCTATGGAATCTCGTGGAGGGCAGGTGGACTCAGGGGGAGGTGCCAATGATGAGGTGGACTTTGTCCTGGCCTCTGAAGGGTAGGTAGGTTGTTCACAGGGAGATagtgaataaaaaacaaaaatagcaacagcaataaaaacattttaggagaatttttttttccctccctgggAAGATTTACACGGGGAAAGAATGTTCCCTTTCTGGTTTTATTAATTTCATATCAGCAGCCGGAATGAATCTCTCCCCTCCCTGGTCCCCAGCGCACCTCCTCTGTACCTCCCTGCAGCTTCTAgagctttctgttctttttataGTCTCTCCTCCTCGCTCCTGACTTTCCCTGCAGCCTAGGAGCCTGGAGACCAGGGGCTGCGCCTCATACAGGTTTTCTTCTCCAGCTTTTAGCAACCACTTGCAAGTGCCGTTTAGACCCGATGATTTTCACCAGGAATTTttacaaaatgtttttctttgttaataTTGTGACTCATGAGTTACACTATTAACGGGTCGCCTACGTGCCTTTGGTTCCTGAACTTTCCATttagacttttgttttgttttgtttttttgcacatgggtgttttgcctgcacgtgtgtctaTGTATCACGTTTATGCCCTcagagtcagaagagggcatcagatcccctggaattagagtgacaggtggttgtgacacACCGTTAGCTGCTGGAAACCAAAtgcaggtcctttgaaagagcagccagtgctcttaaccatcaagCCTTCTCTTTAGCCCCAcacaacagatttttaaaagtatccctccctcttccctgaaaaaatgaaaaccaaactcaAACAGTGTTTTAAGAGCGTCCTAACTGTTTCAGATGGCAGCTTCTGAGAGCAATGGAGTAAGTGGGGTGCCCAACCCCGGAACAGAAAAGTCAAGGGCAGTGGGGGCGTGGCGATGGCAGTGGGGGCGTGGCGATGGCAATGGAGGCGTGGTGTTGGCAGTGGGGGCGTGGCGATGGCAGTAGGGGTGTGGTGACAGTTGTCTGCATCTTTGGAAGACTGAGGGAAGGCtaacaaaatggctcagcaggaaaaggtgtTTGCTGCCGAGCCTGCCAGCCTGAGTTCCACCTCCAGGACTCACATGGCAAGAGGGAAGAAGTGACTCACtcatacaagttgtcctctgacctccacacgtgcggTGTGGCGCGTGTGTTTCCctgtaataaaatgttttagtatGTGAGTGAGAGGACCTGGATGGAAATGCTGGTGGGGTCAGATAAGAAGCATAAACCAGTGAGGGTGAGGGCATCCGGGACCTAGGGGAAGGTGATGAAGTAGCAGTGAGGTTTAGAACAGGAAGGAGTGGTAGGCAGTCTGGGCAGCAGGAGCCCCCAGACTCCCCCAAAAGAGACAGGCCTGATCTCTCTGGAGACGCATCTGAGAGATTTCTGCCTTGTAAGGAGGTAGACTCTGGTGGCCAAGTCTGTTCATTTTTCTGTGTGAAGCTGATTATAGAAAGTGTTCTCTAAGAGTGTTTCCTGCCTGTGATCTCAGAGCTTGGGGGGCTCACATAGCAACGATggtgagttcaagagcagcctgggctacatatggaaGTTCTGTCTCAAACATAGCCACACAACAAAATCCCTACACAACCTCACCGTTTTAACCGCCTTAGAGCATGAACCAAGAAGGTTAAATGGCTGTACTAGACCTATGGATTAGGAGTTGCTACTTAGCATGTCCGGAGGATGCCACTGGCATCTGGTACCCAGAGGCCAGGGATGCTGCTGACCATCTTAAAATGTACAAGATGCTCCCCAACACATAGGACAACATGGTCTGGTCTAGGACATCAACAGTACTTGAGCTGGCTAACCTGGGATTAGTCAGGCAGACAACATTACCCAGTTCTGATTGATTTCTGGGGTTGGAACTCAAAATAGGAGACAGCTCTGTGATGAAACCAGCTGGTAGCACCCAGGCTGGGCAGTGAGTTGGGGTCGGGCGATCTTTGCAGAAACCtggatttatgtattttaagttTGTTAGTTTTTGAAAGAGTCTCCAAcacagactggcctagaacttgctgtctAGTCAAGGATGAactggaacttctgatccttttgccaACACCTTCTGAGTTGCTGGGATTACGGCAGGTGCGTAGCGCCATACTTAGCTTATGTCATgctggaggttgaactcagggccttgtgcatactgaggcaagcattctaccaactcaGCTGTATTTCAAGCATATGCGATTTAATGTTAAAGGTCTGTGAGATTCAGCCATGAGGACAGCTCCTAACTCAGTTCTGGGCACTGACCACCAGGCTTCCGTTCTGTGGGGAAGGGGATGGTGCTCATGGCCTTTATGGCAGATGTCAGGAAGATTTTACTTCCTGAGGGCAAAGGCTGACTTCTGCTTTCCATTTTGGAAGGTTCAAGAGAAGAATCGCTTGTCTCAACAGCCGCACCAGGGACTGCTCTACCCACCCTGTCCCCTGGATGGGAGACCCCTTCAGCAGAAGTGTCATCTGCAGCCTCTccccagttccagagcccacgaATGGCTGCCCTGGATGAGCGCCTTCAGCATTTTGTGCACCAGCCCGCTAAAGAAACCACTAAGGCAAATTCACAGCCGTGTGCTGTTCCCTACCCAAGGGTCTGGTCCCCATGAGGCAGTGATGGCCTCAGCTGGGCCTAAGCCCTTTCTTTCAACACCTTCATTCAAGGACGGCCACACTTTGAGGCCCCTCCCCCAGTCACATTTCTTCCTCAAATTCATATTGTGTCTTAGGGCAAGTGGGGACCTAGAGCGCGTCCCCCTAAGGGCAGAACCCTTTCATCTGTCCTGCCTGGCTCTCCCCCTTTGTGTCTCAGATGTGATTGAAGGAGCAGAGAGACAGCAGCTGTATTCACAAGGGGGTGGAAAACTGAGGCACGCTCCCACAGTCTGAAGGTGAAGGTCCTGAGGGCAGGCCTAGAAGCCCAGCCTGAGGCCACTGGCCCCATATCCTTCTCTGGGCTGAGGTTCACAGGGTGGCTAGGGCCGTATGCTTTCATTTCTGATGCTTTTCCTCTCTCTGCAGCTGGAACAAGCGGCACCGTTCACGCAAACACCTAGgcctgagggaggaggctgggtcTCCACTGCTTCCCTTTCCCCCGATACAGTGCAAGAGCATCATGGTCTTCAGACTCCTCCAAAGAAAGCAGACTTAATTCCACATCCCCAGACTCCAGCGACACTCTCCTTAGAGCACACGGAAGCTTCCCAGGCTGCCCCCAGACCCTCACAATGGGTCTTCCTGTCTCACACTTCCATGACCACACATTCGCCTTCAGAAGTCCCCTCTCCTCTGTGGCCTTCTTGGCGATCTGATAGGCCCCAAATGCTCCTGGATTCTGAACCATCTGTTCCCCTAACCGAAGTTCCAAGAGCTATGATGGCTGAGCAGGACCCTGCCCAGCCATCAGGAAGTCCCTTCCCACTGGGCAAATTGTCAAGAGAGACTGTGAAATCAACAGAGTCCGTGGATCCCACCCGGAGAGAGCCTGCCCACATCAGTGAGGAGTTCCCACCATTGACAAGGCCCTTCATGAGCAGCCTGGCTGAAGAGGGTTTGATTTTCCACCATGCTTCCAGAAGGCCTCAGGAGATACTACCGATAATCAAGGCTGAGGGGCCACTGCAGAATGACCGTGATCCCTCTGGAGAGGGGGCCAAAGGGTACCTGGACCTGTCAACCTCAGAACCAAGTCAGGGCATGGAAGGGCTGGGACTCATCACCTTGCCGGGGACTGATGTCACATTCACCAGCCCAAGAGGGAGGCAGCCAGATGCCAGTGACCATCTGGTGACCCCAAGTCCAGAGTTCTCTGGGAGGCACAGGGTGGGCCTAGCAGTTCCCCAGACATCACTTGCCAGGGACCTTCTGGCTTCCACCTCTGAGAAGCCTGCAACCCCTTCTGAAGGAGGTACAGACAGGACCCTACAGCTTGAGTCAGCACCTATATGGCCTGAGGGCTGGCATGAGCTGTGGGCTGGACACACAAccagcctcctgcctcaacaCACCCAAagccttctggctcctacagaaACCATATTGCCCCACTCTGGTGAGCCTGGGACCCCCCTCTCCAATGGTCAAGAGTCGATGGAGGCCAGGCTAGCCCCCACCCCTGAGAGTCATCAGATTCCTGAGCTTTAGCACATGTGGAGGGGTGCTTTGAGAGGTCCCTTTCTTAGAAGCTTCAGGGGTGAGTCATAGGAGTGTCCAGGGAGGGGAGGAGCAAAGGAAAGGGAGGACATGGTTTGGTATGCTCACACTTCCCTTCAAGAAGAGCTCTGTGACAGGACAAGGGCCCTTGGCCTCCCTGAGCTGGCCCAGCTGTGTTTTACATCTCACTATTAAATCCGGGCAATGTGCAGGCCTTGTAGCCAGGCCCACCCATGCCTAGGACTCTGGTCCCAGGGTCTCCACTCTAGCTCTGTGACCTTAGCAGGACACTAGCCTTTCtgatcctcagtttccccatcaacTGAGTGGAAATGATACTAGGTCCTCCCCAGTGGGGTCACTGAAGGGGGTGAACAAGGATCACATAAAGCCTTGAGCCCCGAGCCCCGAGCAAGCATGCTGGGATCcccagggagggaggatggagtgTCGCTGCCTTGCTTTCTGTGATCACATCCTGTGGTTTCTATGGCAGCAGCTGGTACCCTTCTGGCTTGGACAGACCCATTGACCTGCAGTGACCCGGAGCTCCCAAACTCAGTGGCCCAGAAGCCCAGCTGTGGCCTGGGCCGGAACCCCATTCGGTGCTTCCCTGAGAGGGCAGTGCCTCACCCCCTCCAGGCCGACCTGTGGCTGGAAGTGGGATTTGAAATGCAGCCAAGAAGAGGAGGCCAGCGGCAGTGCCCGCCCAGAACGcgaactaaataaataaataaataatcagggTTGTCTTGGCTGATAAACGGTCCCTACCTCGAAGATGATTTCTCCCCCTGTGtgcccccctccttcctctttctccggGCAGATCCATCCCAGGCAAAAGCTTAATAGCCCCATTTAAGGCTTTTCCTTTTCGCCACGGAATTGAGCTGGCCCTGCCATTACAAGGTTTTCAGCTTCTCTCTGAAATCAAATTACTGactccatttaattttttaaaagctcgGATGATTTCCCTTCTTGAATTCGAACCATGACTCCAAGGCCAGCCCCCTTCCCTGCCCCCAACCAGGAGCATCCCCTGTGGGTAACTGCTGCCCACAGATGGTGGCCCCCATGCCAAGGCAAGCCTGACACCTAGAGGAGGGAGCCAAGAGAAGGCAGCCCGGGTCCCACATCCTGGACATAGCACTGGGCGGTCTTGGCTTCTCCCGGGTCTATGTCAACTCAGGGGAGCCGGGGATCCCACAACGGCAGACCTTCAGATGCTAGTGAGGCCAGTGGTCAGAGCCCAGCCTGATGCCTTGGGCTCAAGGTCATTCTGCAGACAGTGCGCCCCCCTCCCACCGTGTGTGTTCAAGACTCCGTCCCTTGACAGATGTCTATGGAGCCACTCCTGTGTAGCAGGGACCATTCTAGCTGCAAGGAGCCCCTCCAGACAGAGGAAAGTCCCCGCATGCCGTCTCTCTGTGTGCATTCTAGGGCTGGAGGTGTAATAACCACACAGGGCAATTTCAGATGTTTCTCAGCGCTCAGAAGAGAACCAAGCAaacggcgggcgggcgggcgtgGGGTGGTGTTGCTTTGAGTAAGATCGTCAGAACTCACCAAGGAGAAGGTCAGAGGCAAACTCAGAGCCAAGGAAGCCAGGCGCTAGGgacggtggcacaggcctgtgatcccagtgctcaggatgctgaggccagcaggggctacaaaatgagaccctgtctcaaaaatgataaGCACAAACAATCCCTCCCACTGGAAAAAGAAGTAGTTGGGTGAGGTCATCTAGGCTGAGTGACAGAAACTGCAAGGGCACTGGGTAGTCTGGAGGGACAGAAAGGTCATTGAAGAAGGTGTTTAAGCAGGATGGTATGGAAGGTAGGGGACCTGTAGGGCTTGAACGCCTAGaaggagacagagtttcactgtgacCTCGGTGGGCATCTAATAAGGCTGGACCTTTAGGAGACAAGTGGCCTTAGGTGGATGTCTTACAAAGGTGGCCATCGCTAAGTGGTTGGTCAGAGGGACAAGAGCAGCAGCCAGGAGCATGGAGAACAGGGGCTGGTTCAGGACTTGCTTGCCCTACCAGAAGGAAAGAGGACCCTTCTGGATCATGTACCACTCATGTTCTAATGATTCATGAGATGGGGCTGCTGGGAGACAGGGCATGCCTTCCATTGTGGATCTTCATCCTTGCTAGAGTGTTGCTCCTGGGAGTCattttgtgtctgtctctgtttctgccaCCATTCactcttcctcttttccacttCAAGGCCGCCTCGCTTGGGGACATCACGGACTGGGGCACGAGCACACCCTGAAGTTATGTGACTCGACACTCTTTCCCAAGTCCTCTGTGTATTCTCCCATCTGCAGCCTCGGACACCAGATGAAGGGAATGGAGTTAATGGGGTTGTCCGGCTCAgggtgaggatgtagctcagtaggtagagtCCTCACCTAGCTCGAGGCCCCGGGTTCGGTCTCCAGCAGTgtataaactaggcatggtgacacacacctggaatcccagcaatCCAGAGGTGGATGGATGTTCAAGGCCATTCTAAGCTGCATGGCACATTGGAGACCAGCTTGTGATATATGAGACTATGtctaaataataaaagcaaatcaCTGTAAGTGGTTCAGCAATTCACAAGGCAGGAAGAGCCTAGGCATGAACTGGACTCGGCTCTGGGTGCTATTTCCAGCCGGAACAAAccgtaggcagacttttctgccCCCTCACCTCACTCTCCTCATCCTCTCAAAAGTGAGACAGTCTTCTTTAATTAGAAAGTGCTCGGGGTTCTGTGCAGGACTCCTGTTCTCTTTTAAGATGTGACAACACCAGCTCTGTGACCCCCCAACTCTTGATGTTCCACGGCCAGAATGGTACCCATGACCAATGCTGGGGCGAGGGCAGGCATGTTTGTGAGCATTGCCCCTGCCTTGAGGACATCTAATTTCTGACTGAGACCTCCCAGGTCTTGCAGGCATCTGTTTATGCCTGACACATCTATGTGCCGTGACATCTTGGAAGGGGTGGTTgtgctggggttgggggtgggggtcttggccagcctaggctactcgATGTGATTAGACATCACGGGTGCCTTGGGTTCTCATTTTCTCCCCAGTGACTTTGCAGAGACCACAGCCAGTATGCATACATTGTATTTCTTTCCTGTCTGTTCTGTGGAGTAGTTAACACAGGGCCAGGACATGGCTGGGTTcgcctctgtgagcaccaagcccgtggccctgagctctcagattTTTGATGCTTCCTGTGATGGCTTCCTGTCACAGCACACCCTTTTAGGGTTGGCTGCGAGTCTCTGCTGGGTATTTGAATCTTACTTAAACTGGAGCTGTAGTTATCAACTCCAAATTACTCAGTAACCAGAGaggctgtgtgtggtggggagagcTTTCTTCTGGCTGTCAGGGGACCAGACTGGTCCCGCCCAGGACTGGTGTGACCTCGAGTCAGTCAGTTCGCTTGCTGATCCTGGATTCAGTGTGGAGTGTCCACGTAGGATGGCTGGAACCTCTGACCGAGGATAAGGCTGGTCATCTGTCGGTAGAAACGAAGGCCAGCCCAGGCCTCGCCTCGCCCTTGCTCCTTTCAGGTGTGGGTTTGGTGTGCcggagtgtgtgtgcgtgtgtgtgtgtgtgtgtgtgtgtgagtgtgtgtgtgtgtgtgctgctacaGGCACCCGGGGAGGCCAGGCAGGATGACAGCAGGGTCAGAGGGTTGTTCTCATGTACCCAGCCACAGGCCACCTCTCCTCTTCTCCGTAGCTACTCCCCTTTGCTTATTCTTTGACAGACATCCAAAGGCAGTCTCAAAACTCACTGTGGaactcaggatgaccttgaacccatgatcctcctgcctctgctccggagttctgggattacaggcacgagcCACCTTGCCTTATGTCATGGAAGACTGGACATGGAATCCAAGGCTTTCTGAATGCTAGACAAGaactctgccaactgaactacatctcagtcctctctcctctcccctcttctgagACCTAGGGTGAATCACCCCACACCCCAGCGCCATGGCCTTCAGAACTGGTTCTCACAGTGAGGTCCCCAGCCAGCAACACCAGCATTCCTTGGAAAATACTAGAAACACAGATTActaattgtttttgagacagggtgtcatgcTCTTGAacccactgtgtagctgaggctacccttgaactcttgatccacctgtttccacctcccagttGATGAGATAGACTACAGCCATGCCCCACCGTGCTCAGCTTAGACATGCAAATTCTTgaactgggaatatagctcagtttcCACTGTCCAGTGCGGCCACTGCAGAAGGGAATAAATCAGGCCACACCCCAGATGACAGATGAAGAACTTCAGTCAGTGCCCTCTAGCAGTTGGTATTCTAAAGGGGCTCACATGAAAACAACTActtcagagggagggaggagatgggggagagcgagatagagatagatagatagatagatagatagatagatagatagagaaactcctctgcctccagaataaaGGCGACATTCTGTTTCCATAGACTTGCCACCTTGCCACCTCCCTCTGCCCACTACATGCAGAACCACCCCTGAGGAAGGAAGAAACGCTTCTTCCCATTTCacggatgaggaaactgagactaatggccttgcccaaggtcacacagcaactCAAGGGCTCTTCTACCAGGGTCTTCTTATTCTGAAGCAGGGAATCCTTCCAGCACACCTTGGGTCCTCAGGATTACTCAGACCAAAGAAACAAGCACGCGTCATCCATTGGCCAGAAAGGAGACCTGCCTTCCAGCTTTCTGCCCAATTTCCAGTTGCAATCACCAGAGAGAGCATCCAGGAAGCATAAATTTTGCCTGGCAGTTGAGTAAGAGCTCTGAAAGGAGTTACACGTCAGGGAGATGGGACTTTATTTCTCAATGAAATAGCCTTTTTATGGCTGGAATAAAAGTGCCAGGGGGAGCCTAATGCCAGGAAGTAGCAAGCACATTTGATAAACTCCTTAAGCTAGGGCGGGGCGGCATGGGAGGCCGTGGTCTGGCAGAAGTCCTCACAACTCCAGTTAATGTTTTCCTGCAGATTCAAGACATGGAAGTGATCTTGAGGGGTCCTCATGGTCCGACCTATGGGAGAATGATTGACATGGGACCCAGGAAGAGAGCCTGCAGCTTAGTCTCCCCGTCTTAAGAGCAGAGCTGCAATGTGGAGAGCAGTCAGCAGGGGGCAGCATAACAcactgttccagcttgacctGTGGCtgctgcagggggaggggggtTTGGGCATGGGGAGGGCCTCTGGGGTGTAACCCTCAGAAGAGGTCAGCAGTAACTCTCCCCTTAGGAAGTCTTCCTCCTCATTCCAGCCTTTCTGTCTTCAATTTTCTCATATCAAAGAACAGTTTCCCATTAGCCAGAGCCTCGTACGTGCCCTCATCTAAGCAAGAGTGGTGAGGGTAGGAGCGTTCCATCTCTTGCCCACCCTCTGGCTGGCTTCTTCAGCTTCTACAGGTTTTGCTTTGGGCTTGACTAACCCCTTGATTTTCTTCCCATGGGGTCTCTCAGATGGTCTTAGTGTAAATGTCTAAATGGGCCGATTCTGtgggttgggggtcaccaccttCAGAGTCACTGGAAGTATGAGAGAATCCTGAAGGACAA containing:
- the C2H1orf127 gene encoding uncharacterized protein C1orf127 homolog, with amino-acid sequence MWGSVAVVWAICLACIQHAVFPWILPFGSNKDRPHPAHGALTGKVECFSDYMTLQIPRSHVQGLRRWLAGVLHLPGTKRAPNHLDSLLTKCGFLLHPAHEGGFIFRALYSGCFVQKEKANYRLEIRMFQKGARRLKQSDRYIMTCPVITSRLSEQSVRCHPSFIQVSRPLPPRIHGGQTPWLLSLRGELVASLEDASLIGLDVDIGASTVTIQSPRQELLQRQEVWNTSLELLPLWLVSGSYAYSLKAACPLASSQPGSEISVHIPKQRLGLVRRGSHVEESLSPRFLRVHQSDTFTVTEDRDFMVISIPASLLLQDQPCPEARDSPGTRAFYRIDLSLAFAEMVSPVHWTVENFFQCVGSREESLVSTAAPGTALPTLSPGWETPSAEVSSAASPQFQSPRMAALDERLQHFVHQPAKETTKLEQAAPFTQTPRPEGGGWVSTASLSPDTVQEHHGLQTPPKKADLIPHPQTPATLSLEHTEASQAAPRPSQWVFLSHTSMTTHSPSEVPSPLWPSWRSDRPQMLLDSEPSVPLTEVPRAMMAEQDPAQPSGSPFPLGKLSRETVKSTESVDPTRREPAHISEEFPPLTRPFMSSLAEEGLIFHHASRRPQEILPIIKAEGPLQNDRDPSGEGAKGYLDLSTSEPSQGMEGLGLITLPGTDVTFTSPRGRQPDASDHLVTPSPEFSGRHRVGLAVPQTSLARDLLASTSEKPATPSEGGTDRTLQLESAPIWPEGWHELWAGHTTSLLPQHTQSLLAPTETILPHSGEPGTPLSNGQESMEARLAPTPESHQIPEL